The following are encoded together in the Cicer arietinum cultivar CDC Frontier isolate Library 1 chromosome 2, Cicar.CDCFrontier_v2.0, whole genome shotgun sequence genome:
- the LOC101491097 gene encoding protein EARLY RESPONSIVE TO DEHYDRATION 15-like, with amino-acid sequence MEVISGTKTPSSSLNPNAPMFVPLAYRTVDDFSDEWWALVQSSPWFRDYWLRERFQDPQNHNDTSYFSDFEIDEDDLFHQIEPQHEDEGGDGKEMVRLRDLKWRGCDGWAEVPRYAEKAPKIVKPRVSPRAIHQPR; translated from the exons ATGGAAGTGATTTCTGGTACAAAGACACCCTCCTCCTCCTTGAATCCCAACGCTCCGATGTTTGTCCCACTCGCTTATCGTACGGTGGACGATTTCTCCGATGAATGGTGGGCCCTCGTTCAATCATCCCCTTGGTTTCGTGATTACTGGCTTCGTGAACGCTTCCAAGATCCCCAAAATCATAACGACACTTCCTACTTCTCTGATTTCGAGATCGATGAAGATGATCTTTTCCATCAAATCGAGCCAC AACACGAAGATGAAGGAGGAGACGGGAAAGAAATGGTGAGGTTGCGAGATTTGAAATGGAGAGGATGTGATGGATGGGCTGAAGTTCCTAGGTATGCGGAAAAGGCTCCGAAGATTGTTAAGCCCAGAGTGAGCCCACGGGCTATTCATCAGCCTAGGTAG
- the LOC101491415 gene encoding copper transport protein CCH, with translation MANVVEVKVGLHCDECIKKILKAIKKIEDIETYNVDKQLSKVIVTGNVTTEEVIGVLHKIGKNATAWENVQC, from the exons atggccAAT GTGGTGGAAGTTAAGGTTGGTTTGCATTGTGATGAGTGTATAAAGAAAATTCTCAAGGCCATTAAGAAGATTGAAG ATATCGAGACATATAACGTCGACAAACAATTGAGCAAGGTCATCGTTACAGGCAACGTCACCACTGAAGAAGTGATTGGTGTTCTTCATAAGATTGGCAAGAATGCAACTGCATGGGAAAATGTTCAATGTTGA